DNA sequence from the Candidatus Saccharimonadia bacterium genome:
CATCGTCGATTCAGATCCTGAGGCGATCTCAGTTTACATGCGGTCAAAGGCGCCGGGCGCGGTACGTATCGGCCTCGAGACCGGACCGACATCCACGTGGCTTTGGACTGAGCTTAAGCGACTTGGCCTGCCAGTGATCTGCATTGACGCGCGCCATGCCAAGGCGGTGCTCAAGATGC
Encoded proteins:
- a CDS encoding IS110 family transposase, yielding MEYYVGLDVSLKQTSICVVDQSGSVVREGIVDSDPEAISVYMRSKAPGAVRIGLETGPTSTWLWTELKRLGLPVICIDARHAKAVLKM